One region of Triticum aestivum cultivar Chinese Spring chromosome 6B, IWGSC CS RefSeq v2.1, whole genome shotgun sequence genomic DNA includes:
- the LOC123134268 gene encoding putative GEM-like protein 8, protein MRKSSCGHVIGVPVTSKAYALEEATTRGAGAAKKDGDRLAVSLTHPSPYASFGYKHSSKGQVIHWVNKLGRRAQGFRDHVTLGPKLSETVKGKLSLGARILQAGGVERVFRQAFSAEKGERLVKALQCYLYTTSGPIAGMLFVSTRKIAFRSDRSLTVTSPAGDVARVPYKVVVPLGRIKGVQPSENADNPEQKYIHMATVDGFEFWFMGFVSYQRCCKYMQQVISSQL, encoded by the exons ATGAGGAAGTCGAGCTGCGGCCATGTGATCGGAGTGCCTGTGACCTCCAAGGCGTACGCCTTAGAGGAGGCGACCACCAGGGGCGCCGGGGCGGCCAAGAAGGACGGTGACCGCCTCGCCGTCTCGTTGACCCACCCGAGCCCCTACGCGTCCTTCGGCTACAAACACAGTAGCAAGGGTCAGGTGATCCATTGGGTGAACAAGCTGGGCAGACGGGCTCAGGGCTTCAGAGACCACG TGACCTTGGGGCCGAAGCTGTCGGAGACGGTGAAGGGGAAGCTTAGCCTGGGCGCGAGGATCCTGCAGGCTGGCGGCGTGGAGCGGGTGTTCCGGCAGGCCTTCTCGGCCGAGAAGGGCGAGCGGCTGGTGAAGGCGCTGCAGTGCTACCTCTACACCACCAGCGGGCCCATCGCCGGGATGCTCTTCGTCTCCACCAGGAAGATCGCCTTCCGCAGCGACCGGTCCCTCACCGTCACCTCGCCCGCCGGCGACGTCGCTCGGGTGCCGTACAAGGTGGTGGTGCCGCTGGGGAGGATCAAGGGGGTGCAGCCGAGCGAGAACGCCGACAACCCAGAGCAGAAGTACATACACATGGCCACCGTGGACGGGTTCGAGTTCTGGTTCATGGGCTTCGTGAGCTACCAGAGGTGCTGCAAGTACATGCAGCAGGTCATCTCGTCCCAGTTGTGA